One Brassica napus cultivar Da-Ae chromosome C4, Da-Ae, whole genome shotgun sequence genomic region harbors:
- the LOC106396561 gene encoding GTPase LSG1-2 — MSVEELDANEKQAFLNWRRMFVRLEENEKLVLTPFEKNLDIWRQLWRVLERSDLIVMVVDARDVLVPALQKRDIIARAKTGTAKTVTGNTTLDVKAERAEDVLTHQRYMLRPRRKWELKVLI; from the exons ATGTCAGTGGAAGAACTTGATGCTAATGAAAAACAAGCTTTTCTGAATTGGCGCCGGATGTTTGTGAG GCTAGAGGAAAATGAAAAGCTTGTGTTGACTCCTTTCGAAAAGAACCTCGACATCTGGAGACAGCTTTGGCGAGTTCTTGAACGTAGTGATTTG ATTGTTATGGTAGTTGATGCTAGGGATGTGTTAGTTCCTGCACTGCAAAAACGAGACATCATAGCTCGTGCAAAGACAGGAACCGCAAAGACAGTAACTGGAAATACTACTCTCGATGTCAAAGCTGAGAGGGCAGAAGATGTTCTCACACATCAGAGATACATGCTAAGGCCAAGAAGGAAATGGGAGCTCAAGGTTTTGATTTAG